One stretch of Vicinamibacterales bacterium DNA includes these proteins:
- a CDS encoding response regulator transcription factor — protein sequence MRILVVEDDRKVANFIQSGLSEEGYAVDVLYEGSHAGEQALALDYDAVILDLMLPGRSGFQVLRDIRARKRELPILVLTAKDTLEERVAGLDSGADDYMGKPFALAELSARLRAVLRRGAPRETTLRVADLEMDTTRRTVRRAGRRVDLKPKEYALLEFLVRNSDRPVTKSLIIEHVWNIHFDSVSNVVEVHINALRNKVDRGFDRPLIHTIRGVGYILTDSPPA from the coding sequence GTGAGGATTCTGGTCGTCGAGGACGACCGCAAGGTCGCCAATTTCATCCAGAGCGGCCTGTCGGAGGAAGGCTACGCGGTCGACGTCCTCTACGAGGGCAGCCATGCCGGGGAGCAGGCGCTCGCGCTCGACTACGACGCGGTGATCCTCGATCTGATGCTGCCCGGCCGCTCCGGCTTCCAGGTGCTGCGCGACATCCGCGCGCGCAAGCGCGAACTGCCAATTCTGGTCCTGACGGCGAAGGACACGCTCGAGGAGCGCGTCGCCGGGCTCGACAGCGGCGCGGACGACTACATGGGGAAGCCGTTCGCGCTGGCCGAGCTGTCGGCGCGGCTCCGGGCGGTGCTGCGGCGCGGCGCGCCGCGCGAGACGACGCTGCGGGTCGCCGATCTCGAGATGGACACCACCCGCCGCACGGTCCGACGCGCCGGCCGGCGCGTCGACCTGAAGCCGAAGGAGTACGCGCTGCTCGAGTTTCTCGTCAGGAACAGCGACCGTCCGGTGACCAAGTCGCTGATCATCGAGCACGTCTGGAACATCCACTTCGACAGCGTCAGCAACGTCGTCGAAGTGCACATCAACGCGCTGCGCAACAAGGTCGATCGCGGCTTCGACAGGCCGCTGATCCACACGATCCGCGGCGTCGGCTATATCCTGACTGACTCGCCACCGGCGTGA
- a CDS encoding serine/threonine-protein kinase gives MQEELGRGGMGVVYAALDERLGRTVALKVLAHAVSGDARARVRLSREARAAAALSHPSIATVYALEEFDGELVLASELVRGVTLRQALAAGPLPAGRTLDILKQLAEALDAAHRQGIVHRDLKPENVLIASDERVKVVDFGIARSLSASPAAPALTLTGTAPGTPGYMAPEQLRGEPADGRADVFAFGVIAYELAAGEHPFGGSDPAALLERLVADRSPLSRTLSPPALDAVVRRCLRGDAGQRFPSGTELLAALRAADGPAAIPAAAAERHRAWWWQFHQIAVAAITIVNVVTLGLRKGYLGASGSWVFFVILVLATICTTLRLHLWFVSQVDRGSLSALRSRVWPWIVASESLQCLALLGTGIALAGFHDATAAQFIVTSLLLLLSLVVIEPATTRASLR, from the coding sequence CGCGAGCGCGGGTGCGCCTCTCACGCGAAGCGCGTGCCGCGGCAGCACTGTCACACCCCTCGATCGCGACGGTCTATGCCCTCGAGGAGTTCGACGGCGAGCTGGTGCTGGCGAGCGAGCTGGTGCGCGGCGTCACGCTGCGCCAGGCGCTGGCCGCCGGACCGCTGCCTGCGGGGCGGACGCTGGACATCCTGAAGCAGCTCGCCGAAGCGCTCGACGCCGCCCACCGACAGGGCATCGTGCACCGCGATCTGAAGCCCGAGAACGTCCTGATCGCCAGCGACGAACGCGTGAAGGTCGTCGACTTCGGCATCGCGCGCAGCCTGTCGGCCTCGCCCGCGGCGCCGGCGCTCACGCTGACCGGCACCGCCCCCGGCACCCCCGGCTACATGGCGCCGGAGCAGCTGCGCGGCGAGCCGGCGGACGGGCGCGCGGACGTCTTCGCATTCGGGGTGATCGCCTACGAGCTGGCCGCCGGCGAACATCCGTTCGGCGGCAGCGATCCCGCCGCGCTCCTCGAGCGTCTGGTCGCGGATCGGTCGCCCTTGTCGCGGACGCTGTCGCCGCCGGCGCTCGACGCCGTGGTGCGGCGTTGTCTGCGCGGCGATGCCGGGCAGCGCTTCCCCTCCGGCACGGAGCTGCTCGCCGCACTCCGCGCCGCGGACGGGCCGGCCGCGATTCCGGCCGCGGCAGCGGAGCGCCACCGCGCCTGGTGGTGGCAGTTTCACCAGATCGCCGTCGCCGCCATCACCATCGTCAACGTCGTCACGCTCGGATTGCGGAAGGGCTATCTCGGCGCGTCCGGCTCCTGGGTGTTCTTCGTCATCCTCGTGCTGGCGACGATCTGCACGACGCTGCGGCTGCACCTCTGGTTCGTGTCGCAGGTGGATCGCGGGTCGCTCTCCGCCCTTCGGTCGCGGGTCTGGCCATGGATCGTCGCCTCCGAGTCCCTGCAGTGCCTGGCGCTCCTCGGCACGGGCATCGCGCTCGCCGGCTTTCACGACGCGACCGCGGCGCAGTTCATCGTGACGTCGCTCCTGCTGCTGCTCTCGCTCGTCGTGATCGAGCCGGCCACCACGCGCGCATCGCTGCGCTGA